From the Kribbella sp. CA-293567 genome, the window CGGAACGTCTGACGCAGCGGGCCGCCAAGCCGCCGTCGACCGGAGGCAGCCAGCTTCACCTGCGTCCGTGAAAGGTTCGGCGCAGGTCGGTGGTCCAGGCGTCGGGATTCTCCCCGGGGATGAAGTGGCCACCGTGCGGGTGGGCGGTGACGTTGACGTGGTTGAACCAGGCGGCTTGGGCGCCGGACCTGAAGGCCTGGACGCGTTCGCCGGGGGTGGTGATTCCGGGTGGGTTCTCGTAGGTGACGAAGGTCAGGCCGACGGGGGCCTGGACGACCGGCGTACGGTCGTGGGACGGGGTCCAGGGGTAGCGGTTGGCGTTGGCGTAGTACCGCATGGAGGTGGCGATGGAGTTGTTCGCCCAGTAGATCGTGGTGTGGGTGAGCAGGTCGTCCTTGGTGAAGACGGACTCCAGGTCGCCGCCGTTGTCGCTCCAGGCGTTCCAGCGTTCGAGGAGCCAGGCGAGCAGCCCGGCGGGGGAGTCGCTCAGGCCGTGGGCCAGAGTGGCGCCGTCGAGCATGTGGACGGCGAGGTGGGAGGCGGAGCGGCGGTCCAGCTGGATGACGCGGGCGCGGATAGGGGCCGGTTCGTCGCCGGTGAGAGGGCGGTGGCGGGCGAGGTCCCAGGCGCGGGGGCCGGTGAAGAAGTCGAGGGGCAGGCCGGAGCCGATGTGGACGCCGTCCTCGTTCGCCTCGTCCAGCGGAGGCCGAGTCAGGGCGAGGCGAGCACGCAGGTCGTCGAGTACTGCGTCGCGCACGTGCAGCGGCCTCGGCTCCAGGTTCATGACGGATTCCCTTGTTGCGAAGGCGAAACAGACCCTTCGTCCGCGGCGATCCGGGCCAGCTCCAGCAGGGCCGGCAGCGACGCGGCGAGTGCTTGCCGGTACTGCGGCTCAAGCCGGCCGACAAGACCGTTCAGCCGACCGATGCGCTCCTGCCGTCTCAACTCCACCGCCTCGGCTCCCGCGGCCGTGATCTGCACCAGCACCGCACGCCCGTCCGAGGGATCCGCCGACCTCACCGCAAGCCCGTCGCGCTCGAGCCGAGTGACGAGTTGCGTCATCGCCGGCTGAGTAACCCGCTCACTCGCCGTCAACTCCGACAACCGCAGCGGCCCGCTGGTCGCCAGCGTGTGCAGCACTCCCAGCGTCGTGAAGCTCTTCTGCTCCACCGACGCCAACCTGATGAACATCGCCGTGAACCGCTCCATCGCCAGCCCCAGCGCTTCGACATCCAGCCCATCCGTCATCCGGAGACTATATAATTTTCTTATCCAAAGACGGTGGCGTCGCGGCAGGCCGGTGGCCTGCGCGGACCGCGCAGACCACCGGAGTCGTCAGCTGTCGCTCCAGTTCATCCAGAGGGTGCGGCCGGTCGCGATCAGGACATTGTTGTTGTTGTAGACATTGCCTTCCGCCAGGTCCTGCCACTTCTGGAGTACCGCCACGGAAGCGGATGCGCAGGTCCGCTTGGCTCCGACGATCGCGCCCGTGCCGCCCGGCTGGCAGTGGACGGCGCCCGGCTCGTCCTGACCCGAGGTCGGACGGTACTCCAGGTCGCCGTTGGCGAAGCCGTTGCCGGCCGGAGCGTTGTTGAGGGTGACTGCGGTCCAGCGGATCCATCCGTTGGCGGTGTAGCGCTGGCAGAGCTCGACCAGGCCGACCGGGGTGTACGGGTGGGCGACTGTCCTGATCACGGCCGACGCAACCTGCGCGGGTTCTCCGTAGCCGGTGCAGTGCGCGGTGGCGGTCGGGCCGGCAGGCGCCGCACCCGCGGTGCTCGGGCCGAGTGCGAGCGTGGAGCCGGCGGCGAGGACCAAGGTGGCGGTCAGAGCCGTTCCGTGAGCGAGCGATCGTGAATTCATCTGAACCCTCCAGGGCGTCGGATGGTTGGTGAATGCCAACGACTCTGGGGCCCACTGCTGCTCGGCGCCTGGATCCCGGACGAATCCGGATGAGATCGATTCCCTTCGAACGGCAGAACGGGCCGCGAGCGGATGCTCGCGGCCCGGTTCCTGCTGCGGAAGTCAGCTGATGTCGTCGTCCTGGCCGTCCAGGGAGTCGAGGCCGTCCTTGGCCTTGTCGCCGCCCTGGTCGATCTTGTCGCCGTACTTGCCGCCGGTCTTGTCGTCGATGGCGTCACCGGCCTTGTCGACGCCGCCACTGATCTTGTCGCCGTGGTCGTCGACCGCGTCGGTGGCCTTGTCCTTCATGTTGTCGAAGACACCCATGTCGCTCGTCCTTTCGCCGGAGTCGAGCGTCTCGCGGTCCTCGCCCCCTCCGCAGGGCGATCGTCCGCGTCCGAGACGCTCCGTACTCCGGCCATGTGCCCCTTCGGCCGGTTGCCAAACGCGGCGGGTCCGGCCACCGGCCGAAGGAGGCGCCGACCTCAGACGCTGCGCAGGACCGAGACGACGATGCCGAGGATCACCGCGTTGTCGCCGTCGATCACCTCGTACGCCGCGTTGCGCGGCTCCAGGTAGACGTGGCCGTTGCGGCGGCGGAAGACCTTGACGGTCGCCTCCTCGCCGATCATCGCGGCGACGATCTGCCCGGAGTGCGCCTCGGTCTGCTGCCGGATCACCACCATGTCGCCGTCGCAGATCGCGGCGTCGATCATCGAGTCGCCGCGCACCCGGAGCGCGAAGATGGTGCCGCGGCCGGTCAGTTCGCGGGGGAGCTGGAGCGAGTCGTCGACGTGCTCGATCGCGGAGATCGGCGTACCGGCGGCGATGTCACCGACCACCGGGACCGAGACGGAGTCGTTCGCGACGGCCCGCGGCCGGCTGTCCTGCAGGAACATCCGGACGTCGATCGGCCGCGACATCGACTCGCTGCGGCTGAGGAAGCCCTTCTCCTCGAGACTGGTCAGGTGCTTCGACACCGTCGAGGACGACCGCAGCCCGACCGCCTCGCCGATCTGCCGGGTGCTCGGCGAGTAGCCGTGCTTGCCCACCCAGTCCCGGATCGCCACCAGGATCCGTTGTTGCCGGTCCGGCAGGCCGGCCGCGTTCAGTTGCTCGAAGGGGTCGAGGTCGTCGTAGGTCACCGGCTGGATTCTAGAGGCCGCCACCGACAGCCGGCGATGCAGCCGTCCGGCGGGGCAGGTCGCGGAGAGTGACGCGCGGCACTGTCACAGCTCGCCGGGCTGTCCTGTCCTACCTGCAGAACCCGCTCGGCAACCGATGCCGACGGCAACGAAGGAGGAACCTCGATGAAGATCGTCGTGATCGGTGGCACCGGACTGATCGGATCGAAGGTCGTCGCGAAGCTCGGAGAGCACGGCCACCAGGCCGTCGCGGCGTCGCCGGCCAGTGGCGTGAACACGCTCACGGGCGAGGGCCTGGAGCAGGTGCTGCAGGGAGCCGACGTCGTGGTCGACGTCTCCAACTCGCCGTCGTTCGAAGAGGGCGCGGCGACCGAGTTCTTCCGGCTCTCCACCACGAACCTGCTCGCCGCCGAGGCCGCGGCCGGGGTCGGGCACCACGTCGCACTGTCGGTGGTCGGCACCGACCGGCTGGCTGCCGACCACGACGACCCGAAGTCCACGGCCGGGTACTTCCGCGCCAAGGCGCTGCAGGAGAGCCTGATCCAGCAGTCCGGGCTGCCCTACTCGATCGTGCACGCCACCCAGTTCTACGAGTTCGCCGCGTCGATCGCGGACGTCTCCACCGACGGCGACAAGGTTCGGTTGCCGACGGCACTGATCCAGCCGATGGCGGCCGAGGACGTCGCCAAGGCGGTCGGCCGCGCCGCCGCCGGTACGCCGACCAACACGATCACCGAGATCGGTGGGCCGGAGCAGTACGGGCTGGACGAGTTCATCCGGATCGCGCTGACCGCCCGCCAGGACCCGCGCACCGTGGTCGCCGACGACAGTGCGACGTACTTCGGCATCGCGATCGACGAGCGCAGCCTGATCCCGGCCGGCGACGCGGTGCTCGGCGACGTGCACTTCGGTGACTGGCTGGCCGCTCAGGCCACGGAAGGGAAGTGACGGGATGACGGAGACCCGGACCGACGATGGGGTCCTGGAAGACAAGGGCGAGCCGGGCACGGGTGCCTGGCAGTCGGCCCTGACGATGCTGCAGTCGACCACCCCGCCGCAGATCGCCCAGGACGCCGAGGTGATGACCGCGATCCTGGAGTACCCGCCCGGTGACCCCGGCGCTCCGCCGCACCGGCACTCCGGACCGGCTTTCGGCTACATGCTGGAGGGCGAGATGTGGTTCGAGCTGGAGGGCGAGGCGCCCCGGGTGATCAAGGCGGGCGAGGCGTTCTGGGAGCCTGGCGGGGACGTCATCCACTACCGCGACGGCAACAACCGCTCGGACGTCCCGAGCAGGTTCGTCGTCACGATGCTGGGTGTTCCCGGTCAGCCGATGTTCGTGCCGGTCGAGGCCGGGGAACTCGAGCAGCGGAAGGGCCGGCGGGTCCCGCCGCCGTCATGAGCACCCCGGACGAGCAGTTCCTCGGCGCGCTCGAGGTCGAGGTCGACGCCGGCCTGGCGATGATCGAGTCGGGTCGCCCGGACCCGGCCGCGGCTCCGGCGCAGTGGACCGACGATCCGGCCGAGATCGAGTACGAGGAGGCCAGTCTGCGGAGCCTGCGTGGGGCGATCGAAGCCCTGGAGGAACACCACGGACCCGAGGGCGGTCCCGGGCTTCGCGCCGACTGAAAGCCAGACGCGTCCACCCGGTCGATCTCCAGGCCGACGACGGATGCGGCAGCTCGCCCCCTCGGTCCCGGTCGTCGGAACCGGGGGAGCGGGTCGGGGCCAAGCCGGTGTGAGGTCAGTCGTTGGGGCGGGAGATGCCCAGGCCGCTGCGCGCGTCCCGTCCGTACTTCGCGAGCTCGGCGGGCAGGTCGAGCCGGGAGACACCCGCCTTCTGCCGGTCCTCCTCGGTGAGCGAGCCGGACGGGATGATCCAGACGATCTCGAACTCCAGGCCGTCCGGGTCCTTGCCGTACAGCGACTTCGTGGTGCCGTGGTCGGAGGCACCGACGAGCGCGCCGGCGGCGGTCAGCGCCTGCTCCAGCTCGGCCAGGTCGCCGAGCGTGTCGACCTCCCACGCCAGGTGGTACAGCCCGACCGTCGTCTGCCCCGCCCCGGAGGGACCGGCCTGGCCGCCGAGCTGGAACAGCCCGAGGTCGTGGTCGTTGGTCGAGCCGGGCGCCCGCAGGAAGGCCGCGCCCTGGTACGAGTCACCGCCGTCGATGTAACCGAAGCCGAGGACGTCGCGGTAGAAGGCGACACTCGCGGTCACGTCGCGTACGTACAGGACCGCATGATTCAACCGGAAGATCGCCATCGTCCCAGAGTAGTTGAGGACTCAACCGGCGGATAGGCCGGGCACGCCGAAGTGCCGCGGACCCGAGCGGGTCCGCGGCACCGGGGTACGGCCGGTCAGTGCTGCTGGTGCTTCCTGGCCTTGGCTTCCTTGGCGGCCTTCACGCGCTCGGCCTCGGCCTGTACGTCGGCCTGGATCTCGCGTTCCACCCGCAGCCATTCGGGGTTCTCCTCGCGGAGCTCCTCGATCTGCTCGGTGGTCAGCGGCTCGGTCACGCCACCGCGG encodes:
- a CDS encoding cupin domain-containing protein yields the protein MTETRTDDGVLEDKGEPGTGAWQSALTMLQSTTPPQIAQDAEVMTAILEYPPGDPGAPPHRHSGPAFGYMLEGEMWFELEGEAPRVIKAGEAFWEPGGDVIHYRDGNNRSDVPSRFVVTMLGVPGQPMFVPVEAGELEQRKGRRVPPPS
- a CDS encoding SDR family oxidoreductase, which gives rise to MKIVVIGGTGLIGSKVVAKLGEHGHQAVAASPASGVNTLTGEGLEQVLQGADVVVDVSNSPSFEEGAATEFFRLSTTNLLAAEAAAGVGHHVALSVVGTDRLAADHDDPKSTAGYFRAKALQESLIQQSGLPYSIVHATQFYEFAASIADVSTDGDKVRLPTALIQPMAAEDVAKAVGRAAAGTPTNTITEIGGPEQYGLDEFIRIALTARQDPRTVVADDSATYFGIAIDERSLIPAGDAVLGDVHFGDWLAAQATEGK
- a CDS encoding VOC family protein; amino-acid sequence: MAIFRLNHAVLYVRDVTASVAFYRDVLGFGYIDGGDSYQGAAFLRAPGSTNDHDLGLFQLGGQAGPSGAGQTTVGLYHLAWEVDTLGDLAELEQALTAAGALVGASDHGTTKSLYGKDPDGLEFEIVWIIPSGSLTEEDRQKAGVSRLDLPAELAKYGRDARSGLGISRPND
- a CDS encoding MarR family transcriptional regulator; this encodes MTDGLDVEALGLAMERFTAMFIRLASVEQKSFTTLGVLHTLATSGPLRLSELTASERVTQPAMTQLVTRLERDGLAVRSADPSDGRAVLVQITAAGAEAVELRRQERIGRLNGLVGRLEPQYRQALAASLPALLELARIAADEGSVSPSQQGNPS
- a CDS encoding antitoxin codes for the protein MGVFDNMKDKATDAVDDHGDKISGGVDKAGDAIDDKTGGKYGDKIDQGGDKAKDGLDSLDGQDDDIS
- the lexA gene encoding transcriptional repressor LexA, with protein sequence MTYDDLDPFEQLNAAGLPDRQQRILVAIRDWVGKHGYSPSTRQIGEAVGLRSSSTVSKHLTSLEEKGFLSRSESMSRPIDVRMFLQDSRPRAVANDSVSVPVVGDIAAGTPISAIEHVDDSLQLPRELTGRGTIFALRVRGDSMIDAAICDGDMVVIRQQTEAHSGQIVAAMIGEEATVKVFRRRNGHVYLEPRNAAYEVIDGDNAVILGIVVSVLRSV